A stretch of Rhododendron vialii isolate Sample 1 chromosome 4a, ASM3025357v1 DNA encodes these proteins:
- the LOC131323643 gene encoding uncharacterized protein LOC131323643, with the protein MMNSSFGGCAGQRKPKGHGKAKEPKETEICPAATRSPKMAAGGSKSPTLVCRTYRSCHDRSGSTVGGRRHSGSLISLLACQSSGRTEENGKLRVCVDYTNLNDACPMDRFPLPRIEQMVDATVGCERLSFMDAYRGYHQIALDPEDQKKTTFISPRGTYCYKVVPFGLKNAGATFQRSITKMFPGMVGKTVEAYIDDLVCRSTFARDHLRDLGEDFAVLKQRKLRLNAEKCAFGVSSGKFLGYMVSRRGIEADPTQILAIQNLRAPTIIKEVQWLTGMVADLNRFIRRSSDLCRPFFRAITTSRRRFEWTEECEHALQSLKQYLSHAPLLVKPLPDEDLYLYLAVSNHATSAVLVRKEGMEHQPIFYSSKTMTDSQTRYLPMEKLALALTDTSSRILKFSQDLANFDIQFEPRTAIKGQALADFFAELTHGLQDEANALANAAEEARIQEEEVLEGPSSRPAEPFRARYSLGRKKHKRQWKLCSGDAWRLTVDGASNVHGAGAGIVLVSPSGTVHESVVSIGYTATNNEAEYEALIAGLQLALRLDADSVHIFCDSQLIMGHLKDDYQAKDQRMNAYVSHVLALFGRFRRVEVEWIAREHNAHADALAGLASVYKTSGSRTITFDEVAKPSFEQPCEQVMAISLGQSQLDPVIDYLKNQVLPPNKRKAYNSVAERPIFS; encoded by the exons ATGATGAACAGTAGCTTTGGAGGGTGTGCGGGACAACGGAAGCCCAAAGGGCATGGAAAGGCTAAAGAACCAAAGGAGACAGAAATCTGTCCAGCCGCTACccgtagcccaaaaatg GCGGCCGGTGGTTCAAAAAGTCCGACGCTCGTCTGCCGCACATATCGAAGCTGTCATGACAGAAGTGGATCAACTGTTGGAGGCAGGCGTCATTCAGGAAGTCTTATATCCCTCTTGGCTTGCCAATCCAGTGGTCGTACCGAAGAAAATGGGAAACTAAGGGTTTGTGTTGACTAcacaaacctcaacgacgcttgtcctaTGGATAGGTTTCCCCTTCCTCGGATTGAGCAAATGGTGGACGCAACAGTAGGGTGCGAGCGGTTGAGCTTTATGGATGCGTATCGAGGCTATCACCAAATAGCGTTGGATCCGGAAGATCAGAAGAAGACGACCTTTATTTCTCCTCGGGGCACTTACTGCTACAAGGTCGTTCCGTTCGGCCTGAAGAATGCTGGAGCAACCTTCCAACGCTCCATCACAAAGATGTTTCCCGGAATGGTCGGCAAAACAGTAGAAGCCTATATCGATGATCTGGTTTGCAGAAGCACGTTTGCTCGGGACCACCTTCGGGACTTGGGAGAGGACTTTGCTGTTTTGAAACAACGGAAGCTGcgtctcaatgccgagaaatgtgCGTTTGGCGTAAGCTCGGGGAAGTTCCTGGGTTACATGGTAAGTCGCCGAGGGATAGAAGCTGATCCTACACAAATCTTGGCCATACAAAATCTCCGAGCTCCGACTATTATTAAAGAGGTACAGTGGCTTACGGGAATGGTTGCTGACCTAAACCGTTTCATCCGACGTTCGAGTGATCTCTGCCGTCCGTTTTTCCGAGCAATCACCACTAGCCGACGCAGATTCGAATGGACCGAAGAGTGCGAGCATGCTTTGCAATCTTTAAAGCAATACCTGTCCCACGCTCCTTTGCTCGTCAAGCCCCTACCCGACGAAGATCTGTATCTTTACCTTGCTGTTTCTAACCATGCAACGAGTGCGGTTCTTGTTCGGAAAGAGGGAATGGAGCATCAACCAATCTTCTATTCCAGCAAAACTATGACGGACTCTCAGACGAGGTACCTGCCTATGGAGAAATTGGCATTGGCTCTC ACGGACACGTCGAGCCGGATCCTGAAATTCTCTCAAGACTTGGCCAACTTCGACATCCAGTTTGAGCCTCGGACAGCTATCAAAGGTCAGGCCttggccgacttctttgccgaactcacTCATGGATTGCAAGATGAAGCCAACGCTTTGGCCAACGCCGCCGAAGAAGCTCGGATTCaggaagaagaggttttggagGGACCGTCCAGCCGTCCTGCGGAGCCATTCCGTGCTCGGTACTCCCTTGGACGAAAGAAACACAAGCGGCAATGGAAGCTCTGCTCCGGCGACGCTTGGCGACTGACCGTCGATGGAGCTTCTAATGTTCACGGAGCTGGTGCGGGCATCGTCCTTGTGTCACCGAGCGGGACTGTGCATGAAAGCGTGGTCTCGATTGGGTACACGGCGACGAACAACGAGGCGGAGTATGAAGCTTTGATTGCAGgcctccaacttgctcttcggcTGGATGCAGATTCGGTTCATATCTTTTGTGACTCTCAACTCATTATGGGCCATTTAAAAGAtgattatcaagccaaagatcAGCGTATGAATGCTTACGTAAGCCACGTATTGGCTCTGTTCGGAAGATTTCGCCGAGTAGAAGTGGAATGGATCGCTCGGGAACATAATGCACATGCCGACGCCTTGGCAGGTCTTGCTTCGGTTTACAAGACCTCGGGCAGTCGCACTATTACCTTTGACGAGGTCGCCAAACCGAGCTTCGAACAGCCGTGTGAACAGGTCATGGCCATTTCCCTCGGACAGAGTCAACTGGATCCAGTGATTGATTATTTGAAGAACCAGGTGTTGCCACCGAACAAGCGCAAAGCGTACAACTCCGTTGCCGAGCGGCCAATTTTTTCCTGA